The DNA window ggatacggatacgcggataCGGCAATTTCCTAAGAAACCCGATACGTGGATacgttttactatttttttaataaatagaTAACAATGCATATGAAATTGCAAAATAGATATTCAAGTtcaacatagagacatttaaggtCTATTACACTCAGAATAACATGatagcatgttctaatataggaaattaataaaagGTCTATTACACTCGTAGCAAACTAGCAATATAGTACTATAGTAGGATATGATAGCATCAAGCTTCTTCCTCGGCTTCCTCATTCTCCTCCACATCAAGATCACCCAATCCAAATGATACAGCCTGCAACTCCGGCTCATCAATGGAGAGGTCAGCAACTTCCAGAAGACCTACACCACTAAGGGAATCAAAAGAATCTCCTCCAACATCCCACATCATTGTCTCTCCTGTCTTGTATGCATCCGTTCTTCTTGACAAATGCCTCAGATTTGAGTGCACAAAGACCAAATCTTCAGCCCGCTCAGGAGTTAAGGCATTTCTCTTGACACTATGGATGAAGCTATATGTGCTCCAATTTCTTTCACAGCAAGAAGAGGAGGCCGGTTGGCTCAGCAATTTCATGGCCAAACTCATCAATTGAGGGACAGACTGTCCATGATTTGTCCACCAAGTCATTGGGGAAACAGCCCATCTATCATGTATAGAATCAGGATCATTGAATTCTTCTGAACAACTAGAAAACCTTGAGTATTCTTCCTTTACTTGAGCCAACTCTTGCGGTATGCGAaagaacttcttgaagcaagtcATCCTCATTTGTGATACCTCCTTATCCTTGTGGGGGGGTAGTCGGCCAGCACCTTCTTCAAGCCACTTGTTGCTGTAAAATCTGCATTTGGCAATTTAGCATTACAATTTAGATCATGAGCAACTGAGCTGAATTCTGAACTGTATAGTGTATAGTGTTACCTTGGATTGAGTGAATGAGCCAAACAATGTAGTGGATTATTGCCTTTTGTCCACCTAGCAATCAATATATCATGAATAACAGAGTAGAGGTCTGACTCCTCATTTGGTTCCTTCCCTTCATACAGATATATCTCTTTCTTCACTTTCTCAATCATTGAATCCCACATCTCATAGATTAAGTGAAGACACGGGGTGTCGGTGTCCGCAAAGCGTATCATATCATAGATAGGAGTAGTGATCCTAAGAATGTAATCTACATTGCCCCACCAGACATCACTTAGTATTTTTTCCTTTACATGTTGGGCAGTTGAAGCATCCTCTTTGTAGATGCTCCATTTGTCACTAATCACCATGTGTTGGAGAGCTGCTTTTACCTCAACAAACCGTTTTAGCATACACACAACCGATGCAAATCTTGTTTCAGCAATAGAAAGCAACTTCAAATGGCTGAACTCATTGAACATGGAAAGACGCATGCCATGATTCATTATGAAATTCTTGATCATAGTAGCCTCAACTTTAACATCGTTTATAAATTCTAGTTGTCCCCAAACATGCATATCCTCATCAGTAGGTGTCCTTGGCAGTTTGGGTTCACATATATTTTTCATAGCAAGGTTGAGAGTATGCACTACACAAGGTGTCCAAAATATGTGATCATATTCAGCTTCAATTAAAAGACCAGCACCTTTGCAGTTTGCAGCATTATCTGTGATGATTTGTACCACATTTTGTCGCCCTACTTCATCAATAATAGCCCTCAACTTCTCAGCAATATATTCTTTTGACTTGTATTCTCCTTCACAATTGTCAGCCCTCAAAAACATTGGAGCTTTCTCAGAAACAGCAATGAAGTTGATGATTGGCCTCCTCTGAGGATCTGACCAACCATCACTGCAGATTGTGACCCCTTTCTCTGGCCATGTGCTCTTTGTACTCTCCAATAGATGCTCTATGTGCCTTCTTTCTTGCTTCAGGAGTGATTCCCTAGCCCTGTTATACCCAGGGATTGTGTAACCTTGCAAATTGCGGCTGCAAGCAAATGCAAAAGCTTCTCTAAGATATGGGTTTCTCAGAAAGTTGAAAGATACCCCTCCAGAATACATTGCTCTAACAATTAAAGCATCCAAGTGCTTGCGGTCTTGCAATGCCCAAGATTTTTCCAATATAGAAGCAGGTcctctcttgttcttcttgttgtaatTGCCTGAAGAAGGACCTACAGGCAAAGCAACGGTGCGTGTCTTTGCTCTTTCCACCAGCTCCTTGCACCTTTCCACTTCCCTCCTCATCTCACTCAGCATTTCATATGAAACCTTCGGACATTTGATAATCCCCTTCCCTGATTTCTGCAGCAAATGAGCTTCAACTCTAGTGTAGCTGCTGCTTTTTTCCAATGGACAATAGTTGCATCTCCAAAGAGCATTTCCTCCACCAGCTTTAGGCCTCTCTAGAATGGTGACATGATCCCACAGCGGAGCCTTGATATCAGTTGTTTCTCTGGACCCAGATCCCACACTACCACTAGCAGTAACACTAGCACTAGCTACACTACTCAAATTTGGAGATGCCATACTGGACAATGAACATTGGACAAAATAAAAAAGGCTCTAATCAGTTATCACTATCAGGAAAGGGGTAATGGCCTATTGGCCTTTGGCCTAATGGGGCAGGCCGCACTGGCTCAGCCGCTCAGCCCTAAATTGgattggggaggaagaggaagtgAGCCAGTGAGGAACTCACCTAAGCAGGGGGCTCCTTGTCGCCGGTGAGGGCGAGGGCGGAGGCGAGGTCGGAGGCTGGTCGCCCGCTCGGACCGTCTTCTCCTGGAATGCGCTCGTCGGGGCGTACTCGTCCTGGAGCGCCGGCGAGGCCTTGCGGGTCCTGGAGCGCCGGCGAGGCCTTGCGGGTCCTGGAGCGTCGGCGAGGCGTCAGCGGCCCCAGGTTCGGCGCCCGACGGGGGCGAGCTGGAGACGGGGGCGAGCTGGAGACGGCGCCCCACGAACGTGCTCGCGTCCGTCCTCAAGCCGTGCGTGGCGGAAGGGGACGGGCTCTGCGGGGGCGAGCTGCACGGGctggcggtgagggcggaggatgGTCGCCGGCGAGGTCGGAGGCGGACTGGCGGCTGCGTGAGGCGGAGGCAGAGGCGGCTGCGCGTGGGAGAGACTGGGAGGCGGATGCGCGTGGGGAGCCGGTCAGGCGGATGTCTGCGTGAGGCCGAGGCAGAGGAGGCCAAGGAATGACCTATTGGGCCGGCTGGGCCGTATCGGCTGGGCCGAAACGTATCCATTCGTCAGTTTCTGGCCCAACTAAAACGAGATACGCGGATACGCCGCGGATACGTATCCGGGCCGTATCCCAGGCGTAtccgtatcggatacgtatccgatacgggATACGGCCCTTCCCTGGCGTATCCGTGCTTCTGAGCTGCCGATTGTGTGCTTAATAAGACAAACTTGCAGAACTGAAGAAGGTATTTCCATTCTGGTATTCTATTTTTTTAATTTGTTACTAACTTAAAGTTTATACTCTTTACGTTACCTATGCTTTATTCTCACACACTGTATTTTGCTAAGCCTATACTTAGAGCAAGCTTTCATGAACTTATGAGTTCAACAGAACACGAAAATAATGAGATGATCGAGCAAGCAAACTTCACATAGAAAAACATTTTATTAAGGTAATCTACAGTCAGTACATGTTCCTTGGATGTATGACCAAATTGCAGTGACAGTGAATATATGCATGTCGCACTAATAGGCAACAACAGTAATAACTTCATAGGTGCTACCATGTTGCACTGATATATGCATATGAAAATTAGCTTCAGAATTCACAAATAAAAAGGAACCAATAGTGATTAACTGTTTCACTTCAGAGTTCAGAAATAAAATTTATCC is part of the Miscanthus floridulus cultivar M001 chromosome 9, ASM1932011v1, whole genome shotgun sequence genome and encodes:
- the LOC136483589 gene encoding putative transcriptional regulator tpeD: MASPNLSSVASASVTASGSVGSGSRETTDIKAPLWDHVTILERPKAGGGNALWRCNYCPLEKSSSYTRVEAHLLQKSGKGIIKCPKVSYEMLSEMRREVERCKELVERAKTRTVALPVGPSSGNYNKKNKRGPASILEKSWALQDRKHLDALIVRAMYSGGVSFNFLRNPYLREAFAFACSRNLQGYTIPGYNRARESLLKQERRHIEHLLESTKSTWPEKGVTICSDGWSDPQRRPIINFIAVSEKAPMFLRADNCEGEYKSKEYIAEKLRAIIDEVGRQNVVQIITDNAANCKGAGLLIEAEYDHIFWTPCVVHTLNLAMKNICEPKLPRTPTDEDMHVWGQLEFINDVKVEATMIKNFIMNHGMRLSMFNEFSHLKLLSIAETRFASVVCMLKRFVEVKAALQHMVISDKWSIYKEDASTAQHVKEKILSDVWWGNVDYILRITTPIYDMIRFADTDTPCLHLIYEMWDSMIEKVKKEIYLYEGKEPNEESDLYSVIHDILIARWTKGNNPLHCLAHSLNPRFYSNKWLEEGAGRLPPHKDKEVSQMRMTCFKKFFRIPQELAQVKEEYSRFSSCSEEFNDPDSIHDRWAVSPMTWWTNHGQSVPQLMSLAMKLLSQPASSSCCERNWSTYSFIHSVKRNALTPERAEDLVFVHSNLRHLSRRTDAYKTGETMMWDVGGDSFDSLSGVGLLEVADLSIDEPELQAVSFGLGDLDVEENEEAEEEA